One genomic segment of Ictalurus punctatus breed USDA103 chromosome 4, Coco_2.0, whole genome shotgun sequence includes these proteins:
- the LOC124627845 gene encoding extracellular calcium-sensing receptor-like — MVFAIEEINNRNDILPGVKLGYKIYDSCGSVEMTTRASLSLVNGNGENTSVISCSKSDTVQAIIGQTSSSSTIAISATVGPVNIPVVSHFATCACLSDRKKYPSFFRTVPSDYYQSRALAKLVRYFGWTWVGALCSDSDYGNNGINEFIIAAKEEGICVEYSKAFFRTDPREKILKVVEIIKASTSKVIVAFVSYSDIGVLLKEMALQNMTGFQWIGSESWISDLNPANVQWQHILKGSMGFAIPKAQINGLREFLIKHNPASDIAIYRELWEAIFDCKISTQDNADIKHMCMGNESLDQVQNHYTDVSELRLANNVYKAVYAVAYALHNRYSCSKLESKQQSPIACTNITDNKPWQVVNELKKLHFTTVTGEDVYFDENGDPAARYELLNWQLDKDGKIVFVKVGFFDGSLQTHLQLSFHNISIAWAHNKPQVPVSVCSPSCPPGTRKAVQKGRPICCFDCIPCAEGEISNITDSITCIKCPPELWSNDKKTTCVLKLVEFLSFEEIMGSILVSFSLLGVSFTICIAVIFFEHKDTPIVRANNSELSFLLLFSLTLCFLCSLTFIGQPSKWSCMLRHTAFGITFVLCISCVLGKTVVVLMAFRATLPGSNVMKWFGPQQQRLSVLAFTLIQVLICVLWLTISPPFPYKNMKYYNEKIILECNVGSAIGFWAVLGYIGLLAVLCFILAFLARKLPDNFNEAKFITFSMLIFCAVWITFIPAYVSSPGKFTVAVEIFAILASSFGLLICIFVPKCYIIILKPEKNTKKQIMVKAIAK; from the exons ATGGTATTTGCCATTGAGGAAATCAACAACAGAAATGATATTCTTCCTGGGGTCAAATTGGGTTATAAAATCTATGATTCATGTGGATCAGTAGAAATGACCACAAGAGCCTCCTTGTCCTTAGTTAATGGAAATGGAGAAAATACATCTGTAATATCTTGCTCCAAATCTGATACAGTTCAAGCAATCATAGGACAAACATCATCAAGCTCCACTATTGCCATTTCTGCTACTGTGGGACCTGTGAACATACCAGTG GTCAGTCACTTTGCAACATGTGCATGCCTAAGTGACAGGAAGAAATACCCATCTTTCTTCAGAACTGTTCCCAGTGATTATTACCAGAGCAGAGCTTTGGCTAAGTTGGTCCGATATTTTGGCTGGACATGGGTAGGTGCGCTATGCAGTGACAGTGACTATGGAAACAATGGCATCAATGAATTTATCATTGCAGCCAAAGAAGAAGGAATCTGTGTTGAGTATTCCAAGGCATTCTTCAGGACAGACCCCAGAGAAAAAATTCTGAAAGTAGTTGAGATTATCAAGGCTTCAACCTCCAAAGTTATTGTAGCTTTTGTCTCATATTCTGACATTGGGGTTCTTCTAAAGGAAATGGCCTTACAGAACATGACTGGGTTTCAGTGGATTGGAAGTGAGTCTTGGATTTCTGATTTAAACCCAGCCAATGTTCAATGGCAGCATATTCTGAAAGGATCAATGGGTTTTGCTATTCCAAAAGCTCAAATCAATGGCCTACGGGAATTTCTAATCAAACATAATCCAGCTTCTGATATAGCTATTTACAGAGAGTTGTGGGAGGCAATATTTGATTGTAAAATTTCCACACAAGACAATGCTGACATTAAACACATGTGCATGGGCAATGAAAGTCTCGATCAGGTTCAAAACCATTACACAGATGTTTCAGAGTTACGACTTGCAAATAATGTTTACAAGGCTGTGTATGCTGTGGCTTATGCACTGCATAACAGATACAGCTGTTCAAAGTTGGAGAGTAAACAACAAAGTCCTATTGCGTGTACAAACATAACAGATAATAAACCATGGCAG GTAGTCAATGAGTTAAAGAAACTTCATTTCACCACTGTAACTGGAGAGGATGTATACTTTGATGAAAATGGTGACCCAGCAGCAAGGTATGAACTGCTAAACTGGCAACTAGACAAGGATGGTAAAATAGTGTTTGTTAAAGTGGGCTTCTTCGATGGCTCTTTGCAAACACACCTTCAGCTGTCTTTTCACAACATCAGTATAGCCTGGGCCCACAACAAACCACAG gTGCCAGTCTCTGTCTGTAGTCCAAGTTGTCCCCCAGGCACCAGGAAGGCTGTGCAGAAAGGAAGGCCAATCTGCTGCTTTGACTGTATACCATGTGCAGAGGGGGAAATCAGTAATATAACAg ATTCTATAACATGCATCAAATGCCCACCTGAACTGTGGTCTAATGACAAGAAAACTACCTGCGTCTTAAAGCTGGTGGAATTCCTGTCATTTGAGGAAATAATGGGAAGCATTCTTGTATCATTTTCTTTGTTAGGAGTATCTTTCACCATCTGCATTGCAGTAATTTTCTTTGAGCATAAGGACACACCAATTGTTAGGGCAAATAATTCTGAACTGAGCTTCTTGCTGCTCTTCTCCCTGACTCTCTGTTTCCTCTGTTCACTTACATTCATTGGTCAGCCATCTAAATGGTCCTGTATGCTGCGCCACACAGCTTTTGGGATCACATTTGTCCTCTGCATCTCCTGTGTTCTGGGGAAAACAGTAGTGGTGTTAATGGCCTTCAGGGCTACACTTCCAGGCAGTAATGTAATGAAATGGTTTGGGCCTCAACAGCAGAGACTCAGTGTTCTTGCCTTCACTCTCATACAGGTCCTTATTTGTGTGCTTTGGTTAACAATATCGCCTCCTTTTCCCtacaaaaatatgaaatactACAATGAAAAGATTATATTAGAATGTAATGTAGGCTCAGCTATAGGTTTTTGGGCCGTGCTGGGTTATATAGGACTCctggctgttttgtgttttattttagctttTCTGGCTCGAAAGCTACCTGACAATTTTAATGAAGCCAAATTCATTACATTTAGCATGCTCATATTCTGTGCAGTATGGATCACCTTTATTCCTGCTTATGTCAGCTCTCCTGGAAAATTCACTGTAGCTGTAGAGATATTTGCCATTTTAGCTTCAAGCTTTGGTTTACTAATCTGCATATTTGTTCCAAAGTGTTACATAATCATCCTGAAACCAGAGAAGAATACTAAAAAGCAGATTATGGTTAAAGCAATTGCTAAATGA
- the LOC124626736 gene encoding extracellular calcium-sensing receptor-like, translating into MVFAIEEINNRNDILPGVKLGYKIYDSCGSIEMTTRASLSLVNGNGEKTSVTSCSKPDTVQAIIGQTSSSPSIAISATVGPLHIPVVSHFATCACLSDKKKYPSFFRTVPSDYYQSRALAKLVRYFGWTWVGALCSDNDYGNSGINEFIIAAKEEGICVEYSKAIFRTDPREKILKVVEIIKASTSKVIVAFVSYSDIGFLFKEMALQNLTGFQWIGSESWISDMNTANAEWQHVLKGSMGFAIPKAEITGLREFLTKLNPASDVAIYKELWETIFDCKFPTQDNAEIKHMCMGNESLDQVQNHYTDVSELRLAHNVYKAVYAVAYALHKRYNCSREDSGQEGPIACASMMDNKPWQVVNELKKLHFTTTSGENVYFDENGDPAARYELLNWQQGKDGKIVFVKVGFYDASLQTDRQLSFNNISIAWTHNKPQVPVSVCSPSCPPGTRKAVQKGRPICCFDCIPCADGEISNITDSITCIMCPPDLWSNDKKDNCVLKLVEFLSFEEIMGIVLVSFSLLGVLFTTCIAVIFFKHKDTPIVRANNSELSFLLLFSLNLCFLCSLTFIGQPSEWSCMLRHTAFGITFVLCISCVLGKTVVVLMAFRATRPGSNVMKWFGPLQQRLSVLAFTLVQVIICALWLTISPPFPYKNVNYYKEKIILECNVGSAIGFWAVLGYIGLLALLCFIFAFLARKLPDNFNEAKFITFSMLIFCAVWITFIPAYVSSPGKFTVAVEIFAILASSFGLLICIFVPKCYIIILKPEKNTKKQMMGKVSTQ; encoded by the exons ATGGTATTTGCCATTGAGGAAATCAACAACAGAAATGATATTCTTCCAGGGGTCAAATTGGGTTATAAAATATATGATTCCTGTGGATCAATAGAAATGACCACAAGAGCCTCCTTGTCCTTAGTTAATGGCAATGGAGAAAAAACATCTGTAACGTCTTGCTCCAAACCTGATACAGTTCAAGCAATTATAGGACAAACATCATCTAGCCCCTCTATTGCCATTTCTGCTACTGTGGGACCTTTGCACATACCTGTG GTCAGTCACTTTGCAACGTGCGCATGTCTAAGTGACAAAAAGAAATATCCATCTTTCTTCAGAACTGTTCCCAGTGATTATTACCAGAGCAGAGCTTTGGCTAAGTTGGTCCGATATTTTGGCTGGACATGGGTAGGGGCCCTATGCAGTGATAATGATTATGGGAACAGTGGCATAAATGAATTTATCATTGCAGCCAAAGAAGAAGGAATATGTGTTGAGTATTCCAAGgcaatcttcaggacagacccCAGAGAAAAAATTCTGAAAGTAGTTGAGATAATCAAGGCTTCAACCTCCAAAGTTATTGTAGCATTTGTCTCATATTCTGACATTGGATTTCTTTTTAAGGAAATGGCTTTACAAAACTTGACTGGGTTTCAATGGATTGGAAGTGAGTCCTGGATTTCTGATATGAACACAGCCAATGCTGAATGGCAGCATGTTCTTAAAGGTTCCATGGGTTTTGCTATCCCAAAAGCTGAAATCACTGGCCTACGGGAATTTCTAACCAAACTTAATCCAGCTTCTGATGTAGCTATTTACAAAGAGTTGTGGGAAACAATATTTGATTGTAAATTTCCCACACAAGACAATGCTGAAATTAAACACATGTGCATGGGCAATGAAAGTCTCGATCAGGTTCAAAACCATTACACAGATGTTTCAGAGTTACGACTCGCACATAATGTTTACAAGGCTGTGTACGCTGTGGCTTATGCCCTGCATAAACGATATAACTGTTCAAGGGAGGACAGTGGACAAGAGGGTCCTATTGCATGTGCAAGCATGATGGATAATAAACCATGGCAG GTAGTCAATGAGTTGAAAAAACTCCATTTCACCACTACAAGTGGAGAGAATGTATACTTTGACGAGAATGGAGACCCAGCAGCGAGATATGAACTGCTGAACTGGCAACAAGGAAAAGATGGTAAAATAGTGTTTGTTAAAGTTGGCTTCTATGATGCGTCTCTGCAAACAGACCGTCAACTGTCATTTAACAACATAAGTATAGCCTGGACCCACAACAAGCCTCAG gTGCCAGTCTCTGTGTGTAGTCCAAGTTGTCCTCCAGGCACAAGGAAGGCTGTACAGAAAGGAAGGCCAATCTGCTGCTTTGACTGTATACCATGTGCAGATGGGGAAATCAGTAATATTACAG ATTCTATAACTTGCATCATGTGCCCACCTGATCTGTGGTCCAATGACAAAAAAGATAACTGTGTCTTAAAGCTGGTGGAATTCCTGTCATTTGAGGAAATAATGGGAATTGTTCTTGTATCATTTTCTTTATTAGGAGTATTGTTCACTACCTGCATTGCTGTAATTTTCTTTAAACACAAGGACACACCAATTGTTAGGGCAAATAATTCTGAACTGAGCTTCTTGCTGCTTTTCTCGCTGAATCTCTGTTTCCTCTGTTCACTTACATTCATTGGTCAGCCCTCAGAGTGGTCCTGTATGCTGCGCCACACAGCATTTGGGATCACATTTGTCCTCTGCATCTCCTGTGTTCTGGGGAAAACAGTAGTGGTGTTAATGGCCTTCAGGGCTACACGGCCAGGCAGTAATGTTATGAAATGGTTTGGGCCTCTGCAGCAGAGACTCAGTGTTCTTGCCTTCACTCTTGTACAGGTCATTATTTGTGCACTTTGGTTAACAATATCCCCTCCTTTTCCATACAAAAATGTGAATTACTATAAGGAAAAGATTATATTAGAATGTAATGTAGGCTCAGCTATAGGTTTTTGGGCCGTGCTGGGTTATATAGGActcttggctcttttgtgtttTATCTTTGCTTTTCTGGCCCGAAAGTTGCCTGACAATTTCAATGAAGCCAAATTCATCACATTCAGCATGCTTATATTCTGTGCAGTTTGGATCACCTTTATTCCTGCTTATGTCAGCTCTCCTGGAAAATTCACTGTAGCTGTAGAGATATTTGCCATTTTAGCTTCAAGCTTTGGCTTACTAATCTGCATATTTGTTCCAAAGTGTTATATAATCATACTGAAACCAGAAAAGAATACTAAGAAGCAAATGATGGGGAAAGTATCTACTCAGTGA
- the LOC108264182 gene encoding extracellular calcium-sensing receptor-like, whose product MYIAWSSALAIFYHTSLATGLDLDSGYCQLRGHFRLNGMHRDGDLILGGLFEVHFLTVFPELSFTSEPEQPYCEQFDMASFQQAMTMVFAIDEINRNPNLLPNITLGYHLYDNCVKLAVAFRAATALISGTDEVASSLVASNCTGSPPVIGIVGDPGSTHSIAISSVLGLFKVPMVSYFATCSCLTDRHQFPSFFRTIPSDAFQVRAIVQILKHFGWTWVGLVYSNDDYGIYAAHSFHQDVQEQLGGCVAYSEMLPRDNNRRDVERIVRVIKTSTANVVVVISTEAYLLPLMDEVFLKNVTEKQWIASEAWATSPVFLTSNLLPFLGGTLGLAIRRGEIAGLQDFLLHLRPDMQTANNMVRIFWEEMFGCRFDSDGMQTAGKDRIMLCTGDEDLSSTNTAYSDISELRASYNVYKAVYALAHALHDLTQCQDGKGPFNGHSCARISTLQPWQVVHYLQSVNFTTGFGDHVSFDKNGDPLAIYDVMNWQPNPDGSIGVHTVGVVDEAAQTDHVLTLNEDALFWNFDTKKPPRSVCSESCPLGTRRAIKKGMPICCFDCLPCADGEISNTTDSNECTACPDEFWSSPEKDHCVPKEVEFLSYEEPLGISLTTASLFGTFFCTGVLGVFVHHRHTPVVRANNSELSFLLLLSLKLCFLCVLLFIGQPRLWTCQLRHVAFGISFVLSVSSILVKTMVVVAVFKASRPEGQNAMKWFGVAQQRSTVLVLTGLQVVICTVWLATASPTPHKNTRYISSKIVYECAVGSVMGFATLLGYIGLLAAVSFLLAFLARNLPDNFNEAKFITFSMLIFCAVWITFVPAYVSSPGKYSVAVEVFAILASSFGLLVAIFAPKCYIILLHPERNTKKVIMGRRPEKK is encoded by the exons atgtatatagccTGGAGCTCAGCATTGGCCATCTTCTACCACACATCTTTAGCTACTGGATTGGACTTAGACTCAGGATACTGTCAGCTCCGGGGTCACTTCAGGCTAAATGGGATGCACCGAGATGGAGACCTTATTCTGGGAGGCCTATTTGAGGTCCACTTTCTTACTGTGTTTCCAGAGTTGAGCTTCACAAGTGAGCCAGAACAGCCCTATTGTGAACA GTTTGACATGGCAAGCTTCCAGCAGGCAATGACTATGGTTTTTGCTATTGATGAGATTAATAGAAATCCCAACCTGCTTCCTAACATCACACTGGGCTACCATCTGTATGACAATTGTGTGAAGCTTGCTGTGGCATTTCGGGCAGCCACAGCCCTGATCAGTGGAACTGATGAAGTTGCCTCCAGCTTGGTTGCCTCCAACTGCACTGGTTCTCCCCCGGTGATTGGGATAGTGGGGGACCCGGGTTCCACTCACTCTATTGCTATCTCTAGTGTCCTGGGGTTGTTTAAAGTGCCCATG GTGAGCTATTTTGCCACTTGTTCCTGTCTCACTGACCGGCATCAGTTCCCCTCCTTTTTCAGAACAATCCCCAGTGACGCCTTCCAGGTGCGTGCCATTGTCCAAATCCTAAAACACTTCGGTTGGACCTGGGTGGGCCTAGTGTACAGCAATGATGACTATGGTATCTATGCTGCCCACTCCTTCCACCAGGATGTTCAGGAACAGCTGGGTGGCTGTGTGGCTTACTCTGAGATGCTGCCAAGGGACAACAACCGCAGAGATGTGGAGCGTATTGTCAGAGTTATCAAAACCTCCACAGCCAACGTGGTGGTGGTAATTTCTACTGAGGCCTACTTGTTGCCACTAATGGATGAAGTGTTTCTGAAAAATGTCACTGAAAAGCAGTGGATTGCTAGTGAGGCCTGGGCTACTTCACCTGTCTTTCTCACATCAAACCTGCTACCATTCCTTGGAGGAACTCTAGGCCTTGCCATCCGTCGTGGAGAGATTGCAGGGCTTCAGGACTTCCTGCTACATTTGCGCCCTGACATGCAAACCGCAAACAACATGGTGCGGATCTTCTGGGAGGAGATGTTCGGATGCAGGTTTGATTCAGATGGCATGCAGACTGCTGGGAAAGATAGAATAATGTTGTGCACAGGGGATGAAGATCTGAGCAGCACAAATACAGCATACAGTGATATATCTGAATTAAGGGCTtcttataatgtatataaagcAGTTTATGCACTAGCTCATGCCCTGCATGACCTGACACAGTGTCAGGATGGCAAAGGGCCCTTTAATGGTCACAGCTGTGCCAGAATATCTACCCTGCAGCCTTGGCAG GTTGTCCATTACCTACAGAGTGTGAATTTCACCACTGGCTTTGGGGACCATGTATCCTTTGACAAGAATGGCGATCCTTTGGCAATCTATGATGTCATGAACTGGCAGCCAAACCCAGATGGGTCGATTGGGGTCCACACAGTTGGTGTGGTGGATGAAGCTGCACAGACAGACCATGTGCTTACACTGAATGAGGATGCTCTATTTTGGAACTTTGATACAAAGAAA CCACCAAGGTCGGTGTGCAGTGAAAGCTGCCCCCTGGGCACCAGAAGAGCCATAAAGAAAGGCATGCCCATCTGCTGCTTTGACTGTCTGCCCTGTGCTGATGGAGAGATCAGCAACACAACAG ATTCTAATGAATGCACTGCATGCCCTGACGAGTTCTGGTCTAGCCCAGAGAAGGACCATTGTGTCCCAAAGGAGGTGGAGTTCCTGTCCTATGAAGAGCCACTGGGCATCTCCTTAACAACAGCTTCCCTGTTCGGCACCTTCTTCTGCACTGGGGTTctgggtgtgtttgtgcatcACCGACACACCCCTGTGGTCCGGGCCAACAACTCTGAGCTGAGTTTCCTGCTGCTCCTGTCACTCAAACtgtgtttcctgtgtgtgttgctgttcaTTGGACAGCCTCGGCTGTGGACATGCCAACTGAGGCATGTGGCATTTGGTATTAGCTTCGTATTGAGCGTCTCCAGCATCCTGGTCAAAACCATGGTGGTTGTGGCTGTGTTTAAGGCCTCTCGGCCAGAAGGCCAAAATGCTATGAAGTGGTTTGGGGTGGCCCAACAGCGAAGTACAGTGCTGGTCCTCACAGGCCTCCAAGTGGTTATATGTACAGTCTGGCTGGCTACAGCATCTCCCACACCCCACAAAAACACTCGCTACATCAGCTCAAAAATAGTCTATGAATGTGCTGTGGGTTCTGTGATGGGGTTTGCAACTCTATTAGGCTACATTGGCCTGCTGGCTGCTGTAAGCTTTCTTCTGGCGTTCTTAGCAAGGAACCTTCCAGATAACTTTAATGAGGCCAAATTCATCACCTTCAGCATGCTGATATTCTGTGCTGTGTGGATCACCTTTGTGCCTGCATACGTCAGCTCTCCAGGGAAGTATTCTGTGGCTGTCGAGGTCTTTGCTATCTTGGCATCTAGTTTTGGGCTGCTGGTAGCCATATTTGCTCCAAAGTGCTACATTATACTCTTGCATCCTGAACGGAATACCAAAAAGGTCATCATGGGTCGAAGACCAGAAAAGAAATAG
- the LOC124627844 gene encoding extracellular calcium-sensing receptor-like: MESVFTILHLVMAIINFSRANGTACTLQGEPAYPQIWKDGDIIVGGAFPFHSSWETIDLSYVVMPPPMKCMSLDLRALQLSQTLIFAVEEINNSSSLLPGVSLGYKIYDTCSFEAQGIRMAMALGNGNENSISNEPCTKPAQVQAIIGETYSSVSMAIATSIGPFSIPIISHYATCECLSDKRKYPSFLRTIPSDYYQSRALAEMVKHFGWTWVGAIRRDDDYGNSGMAAFTEIAVQLGICLEYSLPYFRTYSKERVLRIIDQIKISTSRVIVGFLDTWDLENLLHVFFEHNITGYQWVGTEAWIFDPELANLDKYNILQGAIGLAIPKAKVTGLQDFILDVKPLKSVGSGIFPEFWEALFECQYTMQNDSKGLPVCTGKEKLSEVENTFTDMSLMPIFSNVYKGVYAIAHTLHNLLGCKKTCPTKQQPDPLTFLEHLKKVYFKTKEGEEVYFDKNGDPPAKYDIINWQTNEVNQHEFITVGLYDSTLPNHDQLAINMESIVWAQNTNQVPISVCSENCPPGTRKAVQKGKPICCFDCIPCADGEISNMTDSIECEQCSQDYWSNSRKDECVKKDIEYLSYEETMGILLTAVSIIGAFLTMVISIIFFRYKHTPIVKANNSELSFLLLLSLTLCFLCSLTFIGQPSDWSCMLRHTAFGITFVLCISCVLGKTIVVLMAFRATLPGSNVMKWFGPLQQRLSVLVFTLIQVLICVLWLTISPPFPFKNLKTYKEKIILECNLGSTIGFWAVLGYIGFLAFLCFVLAFLARKLPDNFNEAKLITFSMLIFCAVWITFIPAYVSSPGKFTVAVEIFAILASSFGLLFCIFLPKCYIIILKPEKNTKKQMMGKTPVK, encoded by the exons ATGGAGTCTGTCTTTACTATCTTGCATTTGGTAATGGCTATTATAAATTTTTCTAGAGCTAATGGAACTGCTTGTACCCTACAAGGAGAGCCTGCATACCCACAGATTTGGAAGGATGGTGATATCATTGTTGGAGGGGCTTTCCCCTTCCATAGTAGTTGGGAGACTATTGACTTATCCTATGTGGTCATGCCACCGCCAATGAAGTGCATGAG TCTTGATTTGAGAGCACTCCAGCTTTCCCAGACATTGATCTTTGCAGTAGAGGAGATAAACAACAGTTCTTCTTTACTGCCAGGTGTCTCTCTGGGATACAAGATCTATGATACATGTAGTTTTGAAGCACAAGGGATTAGAATGGCCATGGCACTTGGTAATGGAAATGAGAACTCAATTTCAAATGAGCCCTGTACAAAACCAGCCCAGGTCCAAGCCATAATAGGTGAAACGTACTCATCAGTGTCGATGGCTATAGCAACCAGTATTGGGCCATTCAGTATTCCTATA atcAGTCACTATGCCACCTGTGAATGTCTCAGTGACAAAAGGAAATATCCCTCATTTTTGCGCACTATTCCCAGTGATTATTATCAGAGCAGAGCACTAGCAGAGATGGTAAAGCACTTTGGCTGGACCTGGGTGGGAGCAATAAGAAGAGATGATGACTATGGTAACAGTGGAATGGCTGCATTTACCGAAATTGCAGTGCAGTTGGGTATCTGCTTAGAATATTCACTTCCATATTTTAGAACATACTCAAAAGAAAGGGTTTTGAGAATCATTGACCAGATCAAAATCTCCACTTCTCGTGTGATAGTTGGATTTCTCGACACCTGGGATTTGGAGAATCTGCTGCATGTATTTTTTGAacacaacatcactggatatcaGTGGGTGGGAACAGAGGCCTGGATCTTTGACCCAGAGCTAGCTAATTTGGACAAGTACAACATACTGCAAGGAGCTATAGGACTAGCTATCCCCAAAGCAAAAGTGACAGGTCTTCAGGATTTTATTCTAGATGTGAAACCATTAAAATCTGTAGGCAGTGGCATTTTTCCTGAATTCTGGGAGGCTCTGTTTGAATGTCAATATACAATGCAGAATGATTCAAAGGGCTTGCCAGTGTGCACAGGAAAAGAGAAGCTATCTGAAGTGGAAAACACATTCACTGACATGTCCCTGATGCCCATTTTTAGTAACGTGTATAAAGGAGTTTATGCCATTGCCCATACTCTACACAACCTTCTTGGCTGCAAAAAAACATGTCCTACAAAGCAACAGCCTGATCCTCTCACA TTTCTAGAACACCTCAAAAAGGTATATTTCAAAACCAAAGAAGGGGAAGAAGTTTattttgataaaaatggtgacCCTCCTGCaaaatatgatataataaaCTGGCAAACAAATGAAGTGAATCAACATGAATTTATCACAGTTGGATTGTATGATTCTACTTTACCTAATCATGATCAATTAGCAATAAACATGGAATCTATAGTGTGGGCACAAAATACCAATCAG GTACCTATATCTGTATGCAGTGAGAACTGCCCTCCAGGTACAAGGAAAGCTGTACAGAAAGGAAAGCCTATATGTTGCTTTGATTGCATACCATGTGCTGACGGAGAAATCAGCAATATGACAG ATTCTATTGAATGTGAACAATGCTCGCAAGATTACTGGTCAAATTCACGGAAAGATGAATGTGTAAAGAAGGACATTGAATATCTGTCCTATGAAGAAACTATGGGAATTTTGCTTACAGCTGTTTCTATTATTGGTGCATTTCTTACAATGGTAATATCAATAATATTCTTTAGATACAAACATACCCCAATAGTCAAAGCCAACAACTCTGAGCTGAGCTTCCTGCTGCTCCTTTCTCTGACTCTGTGTTTCCTTTGTTCACTTACTTTCATTGGTCAGCCCTCTGATTGGTCCTGTATGTTACGCCACACAGCATTTGGGATCACCTTCGTCCTCTGCATCTCCTGTGTTCTGGGAAAAACCATTGTGGTGTTAATGGCCTTCAGGGCTACACTTCCAGGTAGTAATGTAATGAAATGGTTTGGGCCTCTACAGCAAAGACTCAGTGTACTTGTCTTCACTCTAATACAGGTCCTCATTTGTGTGCTTTGGTTAACCATATCCCCTCCTTTCCCTTTTAAAAATCTAAAGACCTACAAGGAAAAAATTATTCTAGAATGTAATCTGGGTTCTACCATAGGTTTCTGGGCTGTGCTGGGTTATATAGGATTTTtggcttttttatgttttgttttggctttTCTTGCTCGGAAGTTGCCTGATAACTTCAATGAAGCCAAACTCATTACATTCAGCATGCTCATATTCTGTGCAGTTTGGATCACCTTCATTCCAGCATATGTCAGCTCTCCTGGAAAATTCACTGTTGCTGTAGAGATATTTGCCATTTTGGCATCAAGCTTTGGGTTGCTGTTTTGTATATTTCTTCCAAAGTGTTATATCATCATACTGAAACCAGAAAAGAATACTAAAAAGCAAATGATGGGTAAAACACCAGTGAAGTGA